A single Candidatus Omnitrophota bacterium DNA region contains:
- a CDS encoding DEAD/DEAH box helicase, with protein sequence GTGKTAAFALPLLNRLLEKSGKGPRALVLAPTRELATQIAAEIRVLSKFTRLKLVTVYGGVSMRNQINTLRERPEIVVGCPGRVLDLLQQGVLRLGQIETLVLDEADHMFDMGFLKDIRKILAALPARRQNLLFSATMPKEVRGLADELLKNPHLVELAGSAPASTIDHALYPVSEERKRDLLENVLTNDNCNSAIVFTRTKHRAKRLADQLSKSGHRAVGLQGNMSQSQRDQAMNGFRSRRYDILVATDIAARGIDVSGVSHVINFDVPSTPEAYTHRIGRTGRAELAGIACTFITSSDRGWVSATERMIGTPIPRRRVEGFEPGTDQQPERPRRAGAKLSGSRRGGTVWSSRRKPVARRRTG encoded by the coding sequence CCGGAACCGGCAAGACAGCGGCCTTTGCGCTGCCGCTGCTCAACCGGCTTCTTGAGAAGAGCGGCAAGGGGCCTCGTGCCTTGGTGCTTGCCCCAACCCGGGAGCTCGCCACCCAGATTGCGGCTGAAATCCGCGTTCTGTCAAAATTCACCCGTTTGAAACTGGTCACCGTCTACGGCGGTGTCTCAATGCGCAACCAGATCAATACACTGCGCGAGCGGCCGGAGATTGTGGTGGGTTGCCCGGGCCGTGTGCTCGATCTGCTCCAGCAGGGGGTGCTTCGCCTCGGCCAGATCGAGACTCTCGTGCTTGACGAAGCAGACCACATGTTCGATATGGGATTCCTCAAGGATATCCGCAAAATCCTGGCGGCACTTCCGGCTCGCCGGCAGAACCTGCTCTTTTCAGCCACGATGCCCAAGGAAGTTCGCGGGCTGGCCGACGAACTGCTGAAAAACCCGCACTTGGTCGAGTTGGCGGGTTCTGCGCCGGCCTCAACTATCGACCACGCGTTGTATCCGGTTTCAGAGGAGCGGAAGCGCGATTTGCTCGAAAATGTGCTCACAAATGACAACTGCAATTCGGCGATTGTTTTCACGCGCACAAAGCATCGTGCCAAGCGCCTGGCAGACCAGTTGAGCAAGTCAGGCCACCGCGCCGTGGGCCTTCAGGGGAATATGTCCCAGTCTCAGCGCGATCAGGCCATGAACGGATTTCGTTCGCGCCGCTACGATATTCTGGTGGCAACAGACATTGCGGCACGCGGTATCGACGTGAGTGGTGTTTCCCACGTGATCAATTTTGATGTGCCGAGCACGCCGGAGGCTTATACCCATCGCATAGGCCGCACTGGCCGCGCGGAACTTGCAGGGATTGCCTGTACGTTTATCACCAGCAGCGACCGCGGATGGGTGAGCGCCACCGAACGCATGATCGGCACCCCGATTCCGCGCCGTCGCGTGGAGGGCTTTGAGCCCGGCACGGATCAGCAGCCCGAACGCCCACGCCGGGCCGGCGCCAAGCTGAGCGGTTCGCGACGTGGCGGAACGGTCTGGAGCAGCCGCCGCAAGCCGGTTGCCCGGAGGCGTACCGGCTAG
- a CDS encoding class I SAM-dependent methyltransferase, whose amino-acid sequence MVSRLKGFYGDVARRQNFWIASEIAGKKVLDVGCGYGLLVDFLRRQDYDVTGVDLDEDSLTHAARLFPKSTILHLDGYDLPYADESFDTVIFRESIHHMDREKAFREAARLAKYRIIVFDPNPSPWIKFCRKLAKHVDEETSFKEVTEALKQTGLSIKRAEFLETFAFPASGGFVGTPLIPNWAWFKKMILGLDAIVTRGLQLAHLDRLFCWRFLITADKTKTAKSGYSPSFLHPSHSVPA is encoded by the coding sequence AAAACTTCTGGATTGCCTCGGAAATCGCAGGAAAGAAGGTCTTGGATGTGGGCTGCGGATACGGGCTTCTGGTGGATTTTCTGCGCCGGCAGGACTATGACGTTACAGGAGTGGATCTGGATGAGGATTCTCTCACCCACGCAGCCAGACTCTTCCCCAAATCAACAATCCTCCACTTGGACGGGTATGATCTTCCCTATGCAGACGAAAGCTTTGATACGGTTATCTTCAGGGAAAGCATTCATCATATGGACCGGGAAAAGGCCTTTAGGGAAGCCGCCCGGCTGGCCAAGTACCGGATTATTGTTTTCGACCCCAATCCTTCTCCCTGGATCAAGTTTTGCCGCAAATTGGCCAAGCATGTGGACGAGGAGACTTCTTTCAAAGAAGTGACGGAAGCTCTCAAGCAAACGGGACTTTCTATCAAGCGGGCGGAATTCCTGGAGACCTTTGCGTTTCCGGCCAGCGGCGGGTTTGTGGGGACTCCCCTCATACCCAATTGGGCTTGGTTCAAAAAAATGATCCTCGGGCTGGACGCAATCGTCACGCGCGGTCTCCAGCTCGCTCACTTGGATCGCCTGTTCTGCTGGAGGTTCCTGATAACGGCAGATAAAACAAAAACCGCCAAGTCCGGCTATAGCCCCTCGTTCCTGCATCCTTCACACTCCGTACCCGCCTAG